A genomic region of Papaver somniferum cultivar HN1 chromosome 7, ASM357369v1, whole genome shotgun sequence contains the following coding sequences:
- the LOC113292863 gene encoding uncharacterized protein LOC113292863 — MGGTSRCVIKPDVRNGTDWSFSAFGYEFPMDEMPVIRVVNADADGYISPTEWEDCIDGNEIQSDDDVLEYKTRIVPTDPGLVMGTSGTSVVLDDTSLLPVTLSGDPPLLSTLSSDSTLLPTVHTGEMVTRVLSNSTRLSTTDSSGLVSIVTSNPDMLPTTESSELVIVMGILISLKTLFPRPTMTAVIA, encoded by the exons ATGGGTGGTACCTCTAG GTGTGTCATTAAGCCAGATGTACGCAATGGAACTGATTGGTCCTTTTCGGCATTTGGGTATGAGTTTCCTATGGACGAAATGCCAGTGATCCGCGTTGTGAATGCAGATGCAGATGGATATATCAG TCCAACCGAATGGGAAGATTGCATTGATGGAAATGAAATTCAGAGTGACGACGATGTATTGGAGTACAAGACGAGAATCGTTCCCACAGATCCTGGTTTGGTCATGGGTACAAGTGGTACTAGTGTTGTCTTAGATGACACGTCTTTGTTGCCAGTGACATTGTCAGGTGACCCCCCAttgctgtcaactttgtcaagtgacTCAACATTGTTGCCAACCGTGCATACCGGTGAAATGGTGACCAGAGTTTTGAGTAACTCTACAAGGTTGTCAACCACCGATTCCAGTGGATTGGTGTCGATAGTCACGAGTAACCCAGACATGTTGCCAACCACAGAATCCAGTGAATTGGTGATTGTCATGGGAATTCTAATCTCCCTAAAAACCTTATTCCCTCGACCAACAATGACAGCAGTGATAGCTTAG